Proteins co-encoded in one Agrobacterium cucumeris genomic window:
- a CDS encoding tautomerase family protein: protein MPVIRVDWLSGRSQEQKKEVASVFTRELARIAKCGPDDVQIVFMDVERKNWSVGGVFAEDPTLEK from the coding sequence ATGCCCGTCATACGTGTCGATTGGCTTTCTGGCCGCAGCCAGGAGCAAAAGAAGGAAGTTGCCTCGGTGTTTACCCGGGAATTGGCCCGCATCGCCAAATGCGGACCGGACGATGTCCAGATCGTGTTCATGGACGTTGAGCGCAAGAACTGGTCCGTTGGCGGCGTGTTTGCGGAAGACCCGACACTCGAAAAGTAG
- a CDS encoding tyramine oxidase subunit B: MTTKIDFLYLSEPDMIAAGVNDAKRCVEICEETFSLLGEGDYLMGGANHNSHGLNIVFPKETKFPNMPVAGPDRRFAAMPGYLGGRFDVCGNKWYGSNHANTQKGLPRSILTMMLNDKETGAPMALMSANLLSAARTGAVPGVAAKHLANKDAKIVSIVGCGPINKACFTAIMTQLPAVEKVVCFDVFLDKANELARWVAETYKVKAVGVDEAEAGFRNIDVITVAASRLKPLYFKDEWIKEGATILVSGPFNTDESFLTGATIVYDHTPLQEAYVEDAIASGNKDAYYGGVIGGPFFRLIDAGKLPALKDSTGLGDVVNGKKPGRESAKDRVIFIACGMAVFDISWGFEMYENAKKNGIGQSLNLWDKPALA; encoded by the coding sequence ATGACCACGAAAATCGACTTTCTCTACCTTTCCGAACCCGACATGATCGCCGCCGGTGTCAACGACGCAAAGCGTTGCGTGGAAATCTGCGAGGAGACTTTCAGCCTGCTGGGCGAGGGCGACTACCTCATGGGCGGTGCCAACCACAACAGCCATGGCCTCAACATCGTCTTTCCGAAGGAAACGAAGTTCCCGAACATGCCCGTCGCCGGCCCGGACCGGCGTTTCGCCGCCATGCCCGGTTATCTCGGCGGCCGCTTCGACGTCTGCGGCAACAAGTGGTACGGCTCGAACCATGCCAATACCCAGAAGGGCCTTCCGCGCTCGATCCTAACGATGATGCTGAACGACAAGGAAACCGGCGCGCCGATGGCGCTGATGTCAGCGAACCTGCTCAGCGCCGCGCGCACAGGCGCCGTACCGGGCGTCGCGGCAAAGCACCTCGCCAACAAGGATGCTAAGATCGTCTCCATTGTCGGTTGCGGTCCGATCAACAAGGCCTGCTTCACCGCCATCATGACCCAGCTTCCCGCCGTCGAGAAAGTCGTCTGCTTCGACGTGTTCCTGGACAAGGCAAATGAACTCGCGCGCTGGGTCGCGGAGACCTACAAGGTCAAGGCCGTCGGCGTCGACGAGGCCGAGGCAGGCTTCCGCAACATCGACGTCATCACCGTGGCGGCTTCGCGCCTCAAGCCGCTCTACTTCAAGGACGAGTGGATCAAGGAAGGCGCGACCATCCTCGTTTCCGGTCCGTTCAACACGGACGAGTCCTTCCTCACTGGGGCGACGATCGTCTACGATCACACGCCGCTTCAGGAAGCCTATGTCGAGGACGCTATCGCCTCGGGCAACAAGGATGCCTACTACGGCGGCGTGATTGGCGGTCCGTTCTTCCGTCTCATCGACGCTGGCAAGTTGCCGGCTCTCAAAGACTCGACCGGCCTTGGCGACGTGGTCAACGGCAAGAAGCCGGGCCGCGAAAGCGCCAAGGATCGGGTCATCTTCATCGCTTGCGGCATGGCTGTCTTCGACATCAGCTGGGGCTTCGAAATGTATGAGAACGCCAAGAAGAACGGCATCGGCCAGTCCCTCAATCTCTGGGACAAGCCCGCCCTCGCTTGA
- a CDS encoding shikimate dehydrogenase family protein codes for MISELLVQQLPNKAGSGEVDRSGRPKMISGSTKTFYMIAHPIHHVRTPEIINPVFEARGIDAIMVPVHFTPEDFKTGWEAIRRTQNLGGIVVSVPFKELAYELSDEVDEMARPLGAVNVVRRTGAGKMVATNLDGDGFLGGMLNGGHDAKGRKTLVIGAGGAGKAISFALAGSGCASLRITDVNGDRAAALVDDISRRYGDLDVAVSGNALSDADLVVNATPCGLHPETDPLPLDTDLLRPGMIVADIVMKPRETPLLKAAVSAGCDVRYGAGMLDAQIDLMISYFGL; via the coding sequence GTGATCAGTGAACTGTTAGTGCAGCAATTGCCCAACAAGGCGGGTAGCGGGGAAGTCGATAGATCGGGAAGGCCGAAAATGATCTCTGGCAGCACGAAGACTTTCTACATGATCGCTCATCCGATCCACCACGTCCGGACACCGGAGATTATCAATCCGGTATTCGAAGCGCGAGGGATCGACGCCATTATGGTCCCAGTCCATTTTACACCCGAGGACTTCAAGACCGGTTGGGAGGCGATAAGGCGCACTCAGAATCTGGGTGGGATCGTCGTCAGCGTTCCCTTCAAGGAGCTTGCATACGAACTTTCCGACGAAGTCGATGAGATGGCGCGCCCGCTTGGCGCTGTGAATGTCGTGCGCCGGACCGGCGCGGGAAAAATGGTCGCGACCAACCTTGATGGTGACGGTTTCCTTGGCGGCATGTTGAATGGCGGCCACGACGCGAAGGGACGCAAAACCCTGGTTATCGGCGCCGGAGGCGCCGGGAAGGCAATCTCATTCGCACTTGCCGGTAGCGGTTGTGCCTCATTGAGGATTACAGACGTAAACGGGGATAGAGCAGCGGCATTGGTGGATGATATCAGCAGGCGATATGGAGATCTGGATGTTGCGGTCTCGGGCAACGCTTTATCCGATGCCGATCTGGTCGTAAATGCAACGCCCTGCGGCCTCCATCCTGAGACTGATCCGCTTCCACTGGATACCGACCTGCTTCGGCCTGGAATGATCGTGGCCGACATCGTTATGAAACCGAGAGAGACCCCGTTGCTGAAGGCGGCCGTCTCCGCAGGGTGCGACGTTCGATACGGCGCGGGGATGCTGGACGCTCAGATCGATCTGATGATCTCATATTTCGGGCTATAG
- the eno gene encoding phosphopyruvate hydratase has product MEDRIASIFAQQIIDCKCRPAVEVEIRTESGAVGRGAAPTGSSVGMHEAFVLRDGDKSTYGGLSVHKAVQKVETIIAPALIGMDVFDQRAIDEKMIAIDGTPDKGSLGGNTIYSVSIAAFRAAADALRIPLYDHIAGGTIKTVPVPCFNVINGGKYDGFIQSFNEFLIVPYGTDSIDVSIEMAVTVFQELSHVLTRHLGHKPQVASSYGYAAPSDDPEVLLDLMQQAIDACGYTGRIAFALDCASSEFFDAESRTYLLKGQRVTSDELIAYAKRLTEKYDFVFIEDLLDENDWDGYVKANREIDRTIILGDDLTVTKLQYLKRAFETKAVGGFILKPNQVGTITEAMDAHRYASEHGIISVPSGRSGGVVDDVVMDFSVGLQVPFQKNGAPRSGERIEKLNFLMRANARSAGCRLYDIKPLLKF; this is encoded by the coding sequence ATGGAAGACAGGATTGCCTCAATCTTCGCCCAGCAGATCATCGACTGCAAATGCCGCCCAGCGGTAGAGGTGGAAATCCGCACCGAAAGCGGTGCTGTCGGCCGCGGCGCGGCTCCGACCGGGAGCTCGGTCGGCATGCACGAAGCCTTCGTGCTGCGCGACGGCGACAAGTCGACCTATGGCGGCCTTAGTGTTCACAAGGCGGTCCAGAAGGTCGAGACGATCATCGCACCAGCGCTCATCGGGATGGACGTCTTCGATCAGCGCGCCATTGACGAGAAGATGATCGCGATCGACGGTACGCCAGATAAGGGGAGCCTTGGCGGCAACACGATATATTCGGTATCGATCGCGGCTTTCCGTGCTGCGGCCGATGCGCTGCGCATTCCGCTCTATGACCACATTGCGGGCGGTACGATCAAGACTGTGCCTGTTCCCTGCTTCAACGTCATCAATGGCGGAAAATACGACGGTTTCATCCAGTCCTTCAACGAGTTCCTGATCGTTCCCTACGGTACGGACAGTATCGACGTTTCGATCGAGATGGCGGTTACCGTTTTCCAGGAGCTCTCGCACGTGCTCACCAGACACCTCGGCCACAAACCGCAGGTCGCTAGCTCTTACGGTTACGCAGCGCCCTCGGACGATCCGGAAGTGCTTCTCGATCTCATGCAGCAGGCTATCGACGCCTGCGGCTACACCGGGCGCATCGCTTTCGCTCTCGATTGCGCGTCGAGCGAGTTTTTCGACGCTGAGAGCCGTACGTATCTTCTGAAAGGGCAACGCGTGACCAGTGACGAGCTGATCGCTTACGCCAAGCGCCTGACGGAAAAATACGACTTCGTTTTTATCGAGGACCTCCTCGATGAGAACGACTGGGATGGCTATGTTAAAGCAAACCGCGAGATTGACCGGACGATCATCCTTGGTGACGACCTAACGGTAACCAAGCTCCAATACCTCAAGCGCGCTTTCGAAACCAAAGCTGTCGGCGGCTTTATCCTGAAGCCCAATCAGGTCGGCACGATCACAGAAGCGATGGACGCTCACCGCTACGCGAGCGAACATGGCATAATTTCCGTCCCCTCAGGGCGCTCCGGCGGTGTCGTTGACGATGTCGTGATGGATTTCTCGGTCGGACTTCAGGTTCCGTTTCAGAAGAACGGCGCGCCTCGTTCCGGCGAGCGCATCGAAAAGCTGAACTTCCTGATGCGTGCCAATGCCCGCAGCGCCGGATGCCGCCTTTACGACATCAAGCCTCTCCTAAAATTCTGA
- the pyc gene encoding pyruvate carboxylase produces MPITKILVANRSEIAIRVFRAANELGIKTVAIWAEEDKLSLHRFKADESYQVGRGPHLAKDMGPIESYLSIEEVIRVAKLSGADAIHPGYGLLSESPEFVEACNKAGITFIGPTADTMRQLGNKVAARNLAISVGVPVVPATDPLPGDMAEVERMAEEIGYPVMLKASWGGGGRGMRAIRKKEDLAREVTEAKREAKAAFGKDEVYLEKLVERARHVESQILGDTHGNVVHLFERDCSIQRRNQKVVERAPAPYLSEAQRQELASYSLKIAGATNYIGAGTVEYLMDADTGKFYFIEVNPRIQVEHTVTEVVTGIDIVKAQIHILEGAAIGTQESGVPRQEDIRLNGHALQCRITTEDPEHNFIPDYGRITAYRSASGFGIRLDGGTSYTGAVITRYYDPLLVKVTAWAPRPDEAINRMDRALREFRIRGVATNLTFLEAIIGHDSFRNNTYTTRFIDSTPELFAQVKRQDRATKLLTYLAYVTVNGHPETKGRARPSDKAAKPIVPYIDAPTPDGTKQLLDKLGPKGFADWMRNEKRVLVTDTTMRDGHQSLLATRVRTHDIVRVASAYPKALPQLLSLECWGGATFDVSMRFLTEDPWERLALIREGAPNLLLQMLLRGANGVGYKNYPDNVVKYFVRQAAKGGIDLFRVFDCLNWVENMRVSMDAISEENKLCEAAICYTGDILNSARPKYDLKYYTNLAQELERAGAHIIAVKDMAGLLKPAAAKVLFKALREETGLPIHFHTHDTSGIAAATVLAAVDAGVDAVDAAMDAFSGNTSQPCLGSIVEALAGSERDTGLDTEWIRRISFYWEAVRNQYAAFESDLKGPASEVYLHEMPGGQFTNLKEQARSLGLESRWHEVAQAYADANRMFGDIVKVTPSSKVVGDMALMIVSQDLTVADVRNPEREVSFPESVVSMLKGDLGQSPGGWPEALQKKALKGEAPYTVRPGSLLADADLDAERKTIETKLERKVDDFEFASYLMYPKVFTDFALTAETYGPVSVLPTHAYFYGMEDGEELFADIERGKTLVIVNQASSGVDDKGMVTVFFEINGQPRRIKVPDRTHGASGSAVRRKAEPGNASHVGAPMPGVISRVFVNQGQEVKAGDVLLSIEAMKMETALHAERDGKIAEVLVRPGDQIDAKDLLIAYDHGAVGASGDQ; encoded by the coding sequence ATGCCAATCACAAAAATACTTGTTGCCAACCGATCCGAAATTGCGATCCGCGTTTTCCGGGCAGCCAACGAGCTCGGGATAAAAACCGTTGCGATTTGGGCGGAAGAGGACAAGCTGTCTTTGCACCGCTTCAAAGCGGACGAGTCCTATCAGGTCGGCAGGGGGCCGCATCTCGCCAAGGATATGGGACCGATCGAGAGCTATCTTTCGATCGAGGAGGTTATCCGCGTTGCGAAGCTCTCCGGAGCGGACGCGATTCATCCCGGTTACGGTCTTCTGTCTGAAAGCCCCGAATTCGTGGAGGCCTGCAACAAGGCGGGCATCACCTTCATCGGACCGACGGCGGATACGATGCGCCAGCTCGGCAACAAGGTTGCAGCGCGCAATCTCGCGATTTCGGTTGGCGTTCCTGTTGTTCCCGCCACCGACCCACTACCGGGCGACATGGCGGAAGTGGAGCGTATGGCGGAGGAGATCGGTTATCCCGTCATGCTCAAGGCCTCCTGGGGCGGTGGTGGCCGTGGCATGCGCGCCATCCGTAAAAAGGAAGACCTAGCCCGCGAGGTGACGGAAGCCAAGCGCGAGGCCAAGGCCGCCTTCGGCAAGGACGAAGTCTATCTCGAAAAGCTGGTCGAGCGTGCGCGTCACGTCGAAAGCCAGATTCTCGGCGACACGCACGGCAATGTCGTGCATCTGTTCGAGCGTGATTGTTCGATCCAGCGGCGTAATCAAAAGGTCGTCGAGCGTGCGCCCGCGCCCTATCTGAGCGAAGCACAGCGTCAGGAGCTCGCCTCCTACTCCCTGAAGATTGCGGGTGCCACGAATTATATCGGTGCGGGCACGGTCGAATATCTGATGGATGCCGATACCGGCAAATTCTACTTCATCGAGGTCAATCCGCGCATTCAGGTGGAACATACCGTTACGGAAGTCGTCACCGGTATCGATATCGTCAAGGCGCAGATTCACATTCTGGAAGGCGCGGCCATCGGCACGCAGGAATCCGGGGTGCCGAGGCAGGAGGATATCCGCCTGAATGGCCACGCCCTCCAGTGCCGCATTACGACGGAAGACCCGGAACACAACTTCATTCCGGATTATGGCCGTATCACCGCTTATCGCTCCGCTTCAGGCTTCGGTATCCGTCTGGATGGCGGCACGTCCTATACTGGCGCTGTCATCACCCGCTACTACGATCCGTTGCTTGTGAAGGTGACGGCCTGGGCGCCGCGGCCTGACGAGGCGATCAACCGTATGGATCGCGCTTTGCGCGAATTCCGTATCCGCGGGGTGGCGACCAACCTCACATTCCTAGAGGCCATCATCGGCCATGACAGTTTCCGCAACAATACCTATACGACGCGCTTCATCGATTCGACGCCCGAGCTTTTCGCCCAGGTCAAACGGCAGGACCGCGCTACCAAGCTTTTGACCTATCTCGCCTATGTGACCGTGAACGGCCACCCGGAAACCAAGGGACGCGCAAGGCCCTCGGACAAGGCGGCAAAGCCCATCGTGCCCTATATCGATGCGCCGACGCCCGACGGCACCAAGCAGTTGCTGGACAAGCTCGGCCCGAAGGGTTTCGCAGACTGGATGCGCAACGAAAAGCGGGTACTCGTCACGGACACGACGATGCGCGACGGACATCAGTCGCTGCTTGCGACCCGCGTCCGCACCCATGATATCGTCCGCGTCGCCAGCGCCTATCCCAAGGCGCTGCCACAGCTTCTGTCGCTGGAGTGCTGGGGCGGTGCGACATTCGACGTTTCCATGCGCTTCCTGACAGAAGACCCGTGGGAGCGTCTGGCGCTGATCCGCGAAGGTGCTCCCAACCTGCTGCTGCAGATGCTTCTGCGCGGGGCAAACGGCGTCGGGTACAAGAACTACCCGGATAACGTCGTGAAGTATTTTGTCCGTCAGGCCGCAAAGGGCGGCATTGATCTTTTCCGTGTCTTCGATTGCCTGAACTGGGTGGAGAATATGCGGGTCTCGATGGATGCCATCTCGGAGGAAAACAAGCTCTGTGAAGCGGCCATCTGCTACACCGGAGACATCCTCAATTCGGCGCGTCCGAAATACGACCTGAAATATTACACCAATCTCGCCCAGGAACTGGAACGCGCGGGCGCGCATATTATTGCCGTCAAGGATATGGCGGGCCTGCTGAAACCGGCTGCCGCCAAGGTTCTGTTCAAGGCGCTGCGGGAAGAAACGGGTCTGCCGATCCATTTCCACACCCATGATACGTCAGGAATTGCGGCAGCGACGGTTCTTGCCGCCGTGGATGCGGGCGTCGACGCGGTCGATGCCGCGATGGACGCCTTCTCTGGCAATACGTCGCAGCCGTGCCTTGGTTCGATCGTGGAAGCGCTTGCCGGGTCGGAACGCGATACGGGCCTTGATACCGAATGGATTCGCCGCATTTCCTTCTATTGGGAGGCCGTGCGCAACCAGTATGCGGCTTTCGAAAGCGATCTCAAGGGGCCGGCGTCCGAAGTCTATCTGCACGAAATGCCGGGTGGTCAGTTCACCAACCTCAAGGAGCAGGCGCGTTCGCTGGGTCTCGAAAGCCGTTGGCACGAAGTGGCGCAGGCTTATGCCGATGCCAACAGGATGTTCGGCGATATCGTCAAGGTGACGCCGTCTTCGAAAGTCGTCGGTGACATGGCGCTGATGATCGTCAGCCAGGACCTGACAGTGGCCGACGTACGGAATCCCGAGCGCGAGGTCTCTTTCCCGGAGTCCGTGGTTTCCATGCTGAAGGGCGATCTCGGACAATCGCCCGGCGGTTGGCCGGAAGCCCTGCAGAAAAAAGCGTTGAAGGGCGAAGCGCCCTATACCGTTCGTCCGGGTTCACTATTGGCGGATGCCGATCTCGATGCCGAACGGAAGACCATCGAGACCAAGCTGGAGCGCAAGGTCGATGATTTCGAGTTCGCGTCCTATCTGATGTATCCGAAGGTATTCACGGATTTCGCGCTCACCGCCGAAACCTATGGTCCGGTCTCGGTGCTTCCCACCCATGCCTATTTCTACGGAATGGAGGATGGCGAGGAACTGTTTGCCGATATCGAGCGCGGCAAGACGCTGGTCATCGTCAATCAGGCTTCGTCCGGCGTTGACGACAAGGGCATGGTGACGGTGTTTTTCGAAATCAATGGTCAGCCGCGCCGTATCAAGGTGCCGGATCGGACGCATGGTGCTTCCGGCTCTGCCGTGCGCCGCAAGGCCGAACCTGGCAACGCGTCGCATGTCGGGGCACCTATGCCGGGTGTCATCAGCCGCGTCTTCGTCAATCAAGGCCAGGAGGTCAAGGCTGGCGATGTGTTGCTCTCCATCGAGGCGATGAAGATGGAAACGGCGCTTCACGCCGAGCGGGATGGCAAGATCGCGGAAGTTCTCGTGCGCCCGGGCGACCAGATCGATGCGAAGGATCTACTGATCGCTTACGACCATGGGGCTGTTGGGGCTTCCGGTGATCAGTGA
- a CDS encoding Glu/Leu/Phe/Val family dehydrogenase, whose product MTHLSLTEGLAERIKACNSTYTVRFGVRLRGRMFSFTGWRSVHSEHVEPAKGGIRYSIHSDQEEVEALAALMSLKCAVVDVPFGGSKGALKIDPTEWDAHELERITRRFTQELAKRNLICPGRNVPAPDMGTSEQTMAWMADEYKRTGPSDIMNANACVTGKPLASGGIAGRTEATGRGVQYAIQSYLRDAQENGIDGRRDLRTMSVVVQGFGNVGYHAAKFLSEDDGARIIAVVERDGYVTNADGLAIEELKRFHGEHGTILGFPGAQSYTDRAAGLELPCDILIPAAMENAITLENVGRIRAKFIAEAANGPISFEAERQLSDRGVVVLPDLFVNAGGVAVSYFEWVKNITHIPFGLMERRRRERRNLHITHALEAMTERSFPSDIRDEFLEGGAEIDLVRSGLEDVMRNAYQKIAEVKRSSAEIKTFRTAAYVIAIRKIADAYQAIGI is encoded by the coding sequence ATGACGCATCTGTCCCTTACCGAGGGGCTTGCCGAGCGGATCAAGGCTTGCAACTCGACCTACACAGTCCGTTTCGGCGTCCGGTTGCGCGGCAGAATGTTTAGCTTTACCGGCTGGCGCTCGGTGCACAGTGAGCATGTCGAGCCGGCAAAAGGCGGAATTCGATACTCGATCCACTCCGATCAGGAAGAAGTCGAGGCGCTCGCTGCGCTCATGAGCCTGAAGTGCGCGGTCGTCGACGTACCGTTCGGAGGGTCGAAAGGTGCGCTCAAAATTGATCCCACCGAATGGGATGCCCATGAGCTGGAGCGTATCACGCGCCGATTTACCCAGGAACTCGCTAAGCGCAATCTCATATGCCCGGGCCGAAACGTCCCCGCGCCAGACATGGGCACAAGTGAACAGACCATGGCCTGGATGGCGGATGAATACAAGCGCACTGGTCCATCCGACATCATGAATGCCAACGCCTGCGTTACCGGCAAGCCACTGGCCAGTGGCGGGATCGCAGGAAGAACCGAAGCGACGGGCAGGGGGGTTCAATACGCTATCCAAAGTTACCTGCGCGACGCCCAGGAAAACGGCATAGACGGGCGCCGGGATTTGCGGACCATGTCCGTTGTCGTCCAGGGATTTGGCAACGTCGGGTACCACGCAGCCAAATTCCTGAGTGAAGACGATGGTGCCAGGATCATCGCGGTCGTTGAGCGCGATGGATACGTCACCAATGCCGACGGGCTGGCCATAGAAGAGCTCAAACGCTTCCACGGTGAACATGGGACTATCCTTGGATTTCCGGGGGCGCAGAGCTATACCGACCGGGCCGCAGGTCTCGAACTTCCGTGCGACATCCTCATTCCAGCGGCTATGGAAAACGCCATCACGCTTGAAAACGTCGGCCGCATTCGAGCAAAGTTCATCGCTGAAGCAGCAAATGGACCCATCAGCTTCGAGGCTGAGCGACAGTTGTCCGATCGCGGCGTGGTCGTTCTGCCCGACCTCTTCGTGAATGCCGGCGGTGTAGCGGTGAGCTACTTCGAATGGGTCAAAAACATTACACACATCCCTTTCGGGCTGATGGAGCGCCGGCGCCGTGAGCGCAGGAATCTCCATATCACACACGCTCTCGAAGCGATGACTGAGCGGTCATTTCCGAGCGACATCCGCGACGAATTCCTGGAGGGCGGCGCGGAAATCGATCTGGTCAGGTCGGGGCTGGAGGACGTGATGCGCAACGCCTACCAGAAGATTGCCGAGGTGAAGCGCTCATCTGCGGAAATCAAGACTTTCCGAACGGCAGCTTATGTCATCGCCATCAGGAAGATCGCCGACGCTTATCAGGCTATCGGTATCTGA
- a CDS encoding glycerate kinase type-2 family protein translates to MFRANKIRNADEIAAHGDAASRQIVLEIADRTLERLDSYKRIRSIMRLEGDILHIGTKSWDLSKKRNIYLFGAGKACNHMAMAVDHVLGDRLTRGIAIVKIHEETDRFNKTEVYVGGHPLPNEAGYQASRKMIEIIDQAGPDDLFIGVISGGSSALMSCPIDGISLQDEIDTTDVLLKSGAGIYEINAVRRHISALNGGMLAKRIQDVGAELIGFGISDAVGSPATGDIAVPYAAYKSTPIGPDATTLDDARATIVNYDVADRLPKSVVDYLMNAGPDKETPKAFPNNTYFLLNTLPDSCISAKEICEEMGIPAIIVSSFLEGESKDAGTFFASMAREIQTYGNPVKAPCVLLSSGEVTTQILDNSVIRGHGGPGQEMTISFAITAAKTKGACLLSIDSEGTDGTAKVAGGITDSASLAAAAGKGINLHQTLREHSCFEALDAIGSAVFTGNTGTNLCDLNILYVPALKEGQ, encoded by the coding sequence TTCGAAACGCTGACGAGATTGCCGCTCACGGGGATGCGGCGTCACGCCAGATTGTCCTTGAAATCGCGGACCGGACACTTGAGCGGCTCGATAGCTACAAGCGCATCCGCAGCATCATGCGACTTGAGGGCGATATCCTGCACATCGGCACGAAGTCGTGGGACCTGTCGAAGAAGCGCAACATCTACCTCTTTGGTGCGGGCAAGGCCTGCAACCACATGGCCATGGCGGTGGATCACGTCCTTGGCGACCGCCTCACGCGCGGAATAGCCATCGTGAAGATCCACGAGGAAACCGATCGTTTCAACAAGACCGAGGTTTACGTTGGCGGCCATCCTCTGCCGAACGAGGCAGGCTACCAGGCATCCAGGAAGATGATCGAGATCATCGACCAGGCGGGTCCGGACGACCTTTTTATCGGAGTCATCAGCGGTGGCAGTTCCGCTTTGATGTCCTGCCCAATCGACGGTATTTCGCTGCAGGACGAGATCGACACGACCGACGTACTGCTGAAATCCGGCGCCGGAATCTACGAAATCAACGCGGTGCGCCGGCACATATCCGCGCTGAACGGGGGCATGCTCGCCAAGCGCATTCAGGACGTGGGCGCGGAGCTGATCGGCTTCGGCATCAGCGATGCCGTCGGCTCACCGGCAACCGGTGACATCGCCGTCCCCTACGCTGCCTATAAAAGCACGCCCATTGGGCCCGATGCGACGACACTGGATGATGCGCGCGCTACCATCGTCAATTATGACGTGGCCGACCGCCTGCCAAAGAGCGTCGTCGACTACCTGATGAATGCCGGGCCGGACAAGGAAACGCCGAAGGCCTTTCCGAACAACACCTATTTCTTGCTCAACACCCTGCCGGATTCCTGCATCTCCGCCAAGGAAATCTGTGAGGAGATGGGTATTCCTGCCATTATCGTCTCTTCTTTCCTGGAAGGTGAAAGCAAGGACGCAGGCACGTTCTTCGCTTCGATGGCGCGTGAGATCCAGACTTACGGCAACCCGGTCAAGGCGCCGTGCGTGCTGCTCAGTTCTGGCGAGGTCACGACTCAGATTCTCGACAACAGCGTCATCCGCGGGCACGGCGGACCGGGCCAGGAGATGACGATCAGCTTTGCGATCACCGCCGCGAAAACAAAGGGCGCGTGCCTTCTGTCGATTGACAGCGAAGGAACCGACGGGACGGCCAAGGTGGCCGGCGGCATCACCGATTCCGCCAGTCTGGCGGCTGCTGCGGGAAAGGGCATCAATCTCCATCAGACGCTGCGCGAGCACAGTTGTTTCGAGGCGCTCGACGCTATCGGCTCCGCTGTCTTCACCGGCAACACCGGCACCAACCTGTGCGACCTCAACATTCTTTACGTACCAGCCCTGAAGGAGGGCCAGTAA
- a CDS encoding dimethylsulfonioproprionate lyase family protein, with protein sequence MLSLADPVQATSTDHFFGPSISEIHIEEGSRGKRPKALKHVIRAMENSVLGQNPDVPGTLPACKMLNLLQASGVRSVSGPRLQPEFRLRGEFNTALNSLANEGPNSQFLAAALDELEDGLVWYSAKSGPFASLNFERNHAHAVLGAPKTDSSDKVLLGITIMAPYTRFPDYVLRLPRVMFPLSPGEYKSISGEWKSHQIGSPIVCAAGREFAMRCASQPLLSLWCQRLAT encoded by the coding sequence ATGCTTTCGTTGGCCGACCCGGTTCAAGCGACCAGCACGGATCATTTCTTCGGTCCATCCATATCGGAGATACATATTGAGGAAGGTTCCCGGGGCAAGCGGCCCAAGGCTCTCAAACATGTCATCAGGGCCATGGAGAACAGTGTTCTCGGTCAAAATCCCGACGTACCCGGCACTTTGCCAGCCTGCAAGATGCTCAATCTTCTTCAGGCCAGTGGCGTTCGCAGCGTGTCCGGACCACGCTTGCAGCCCGAGTTTCGGCTCCGCGGCGAATTTAACACCGCGTTGAACAGTTTGGCTAACGAAGGCCCGAACTCTCAGTTCCTGGCGGCAGCGCTGGATGAACTTGAAGATGGCCTCGTCTGGTATTCGGCAAAGAGCGGTCCGTTTGCCAGCCTCAATTTCGAGCGAAACCACGCTCATGCCGTTTTGGGGGCGCCCAAGACAGATAGTAGCGACAAGGTGTTGCTGGGCATCACAATCATGGCGCCATACACCCGCTTTCCGGACTACGTCCTGCGCTTGCCGCGGGTGATGTTTCCTCTTTCGCCTGGAGAGTACAAATCGATCAGCGGTGAGTGGAAGAGCCACCAGATCGGTTCCCCGATTGTCTGCGCCGCAGGTCGTGAGTTTGCGATGCGGTGCGCGTCGCAGCCGCTTCTTTCCCTATGGTGCCAGAGGCTGGCGACCTGA